The genomic region TTCCCGCTGGCTGCGGGATGAGCGGGGAATGTCAAAGAAGCCGGCAAGGTCTACCAGGGGAAGGAGGCGGCCGCGTACGTTGGCGGCACCCATCAGAAATGGCCGTACTCCCGGAATGTGCGTAAACCGGGGAACGTGCAGTATTTCAGTGACCTCACCCATGGGAGCCACATAGCGCTCACCTGCAAGAACAAAACCGATACCGTTCCATAGTTCCACGGTTTCTTGTTGTTCCGGCAGGCCCGCAGCCATGGAGCGGCTGCGCTGGGCGATATCCGTCAGAACGGCAAAAGGGGCTGCCTGGGCGGACATGCTTACTCCACGGTTGGGGATCAGGCAATCAGACTGTTGATTGTTTTGATCAGGTCGTCTTCGTTAACCGGCTTCACCAGGTACCCTTTGGCGCCTTGGCGAGTGCCCCATACGCGGTCGGTTTCCTGATCTTTGGTCGTGACAATGATCACGGGAATAGAAGCTGTTTCCGGTGCCCGGGTCAGCTGGCGGGTTGCCTGAAAGCCGTTTAGGCCAGGCATAACCACATCCATGAGCACCAGGTCTGGGGTTTCGGCACGGGCCATGGCAACACCATCGGCGCCATTGTCGGCGGTAAGCACCTCGTGTTTGTGCTTTTCCAGAATGGTGGAGATTTTCTTAACCTCGGTAGGAGAGTCGTCAACAATCAGAATGCGAGCCATTGGTTCCTCGATGGTTCTATAGTGTCAGCAGGGTTACTGTGGCGTCACGGGTATATAGTGACGAATCGTATTGAGCAGCTCATCCTTGCTGAACGGTTTGGTCAAGTATTGATCCGAGCCGACGATACGGCCCTTGGCCTTATCGAACAGCCCGTCCTTGCTTGACAGCATGATGACCGGCGTCTTCTTGAAAGAGGAATTATTCTTTATGAGCGCACAGGTCTGATAGCCGTCCAAGCGGGGCATCATTATGTCCACAAAAATGATGTCCGGCTGTGAGTCGGCAATTTTGGCCAGAGCGTCAAAACCGTCCGTTGCGGTAATAACCTCACAGCCAACCTTTTTTAGTAGGGTTTCTGCGGTGCGACGGATGGTTTTACTGTCGTCGATCACCATGATCTTCAAGTTCTCGAAGTTTTCATCCATTGTCCAGGTGCCTTGCGCTCAGCGACTGTCATTGTTTTCAAACGAGGGTTTTAGCATAAACCTTAAGGTTCTTCTATAAACCCCGCTCATTTATAGATTATCGATGGCCTGATAAAAAGTATTACTTTGTGACTAAATGTACTTTTGCTTGAAACATCACGTAATTGACCAAGGATTTCTCCGGATGCAATCAAGCCTCGGGTACAATACCATCTGATTTCTTAGCATAGCACTTATTGTCCGGTTCACTCTGCAGACCGGTTCGTGTTTTTACCCCTCAGGCGTTCAAGAGGCACTATGACAGTTCGACTCGGGATCGTGATGGATCCGATTGAGGATATCCATTTCAAAAAAGACAGTTCATTGGTGATGTTGCTGGCGGCGCAAAATCGCGGCTGGGAAATCGAGTACATGGAGCTGTCAGACCTGTATATGGATGG from Marinobacter sp. LV10R510-11A harbors:
- a CDS encoding chemotaxis protein CheW, with protein sequence MSAQAAPFAVLTDIAQRSRSMAAGLPEQQETVELWNGIGFVLAGERYVAPMGEVTEILHVPRFTHIPGVRPFLMGAANVRGRLLPLVDLAGFFDIPRSSRSQRERRVLVIEQGDVFSGLVVDTVLGMQYFATDSFQAAPAGVPENVQPFVAGGYERNEEVWKVFSAVDLLEDERFLDVAQW
- the pilH gene encoding twitching motility response regulator PilH; its protein translation is MARILIVDDSPTEVKKISTILEKHKHEVLTADNGADGVAMARAETPDLVLMDVVMPGLNGFQATRQLTRAPETASIPVIIVTTKDQETDRVWGTRQGAKGYLVKPVNEDDLIKTINSLIA
- the pilG gene encoding twitching motility response regulator PilG is translated as MDENFENLKIMVIDDSKTIRRTAETLLKKVGCEVITATDGFDALAKIADSQPDIIFVDIMMPRLDGYQTCALIKNNSSFKKTPVIMLSSKDGLFDKAKGRIVGSDQYLTKPFSKDELLNTIRHYIPVTPQ